One region of Zingiber officinale cultivar Zhangliang chromosome 7B, Zo_v1.1, whole genome shotgun sequence genomic DNA includes:
- the LOC122007232 gene encoding integrator complex subunit 9-like isoform X1, whose product MKLTCLSKGSGFYYPPMHILQLAGFRFLLECPIDLSALIVFSPIAASDSSPAFGLLQGLPWYKTVPSLHLWDPSLIDVVLISSPFGMLGLPFLTCNAKFNAKIFVTEVAARIGQLLMEDLVSMHAEFVQCYGADVRPHFPEWMKWEELGKLSPLLKQVILGEGGEELGGWMPLYSAADIKECMQKIQPLKYGEETFFNGSIMLKAYSSGLDIGSCNWTIHDPRWSISYLSSSLFMSACWKGFDYMSLLGNDLVLFSDLSLLSSIDITSTESQGIRDINMTGDSDFSPFNASTCSADTKDKGHRLLLETDESSDETEKTKFICSCIIDSLQGGGSVLIPMGRIETVVLLLEQIYESLESFNIKVPIFMISSTAEEMLAYLNIVPECLSEHRQQKLFSGEALFHHIEFKKAKRLLVFPSLYTSDFLSPV is encoded by the exons ATGAAGCTG ACATGTTTAAGCAAAGGCAGTGGCTTCTACTATCCCCCCATGCACATCCTTCAGCTTGCCGGCTTTCGCTTCCTCCTCGAGTGCCCCATCGACCTTTCCGCCCTCATCGTATTTTCCCCGATCGCCGCCTCTGACTCCTCCCCTGCTTTTGGTCTTTTGCAAGGCCTCCCATGGTATAAAACCGTGCCTAGCCTCCACCTTTGGGATCCATCTCTGATTGATGTTGTCTTAATCTCTTCGCCCTTTGGCATGCTCGGTCTGCCCTTCCTCACCTGCAATGCCAAATTCAATGCTaag ATTTTTGTGACTGAGGTGGCTGCAAGGATTGGGCAGCTTCTGATGGAAGATCTTGTTTCAATGCACGCTGAATTCGTGCAATGTTATGGTGCAGACGTTAGGCCCCATTTTCCAGAATGGATGAAATGGGAGGAGCTCGGAAAGCTTTCACCATTGCTGAAACAAGTCATTCTAGGTGAAGGAGGAGAGGAACTAGGAGGTTGGATGCCCTTGTACAG TGCAGCAGATATCAAGGAATGCATGCAGAAAATTCAACCTCTCAAGTATGGTGAAGAAACTTTCTTCAATGGATCCATAATGTTGAAAGCATACAGCTCAGGTTTAGACATTGGAAGCTGCAATTGGACAATACATGATCCAAGATGGAGTATTTCTTATCTATCAAGCTCCTTATTCATGTCAGCCTGTTGGAAGGGTTTTGATTACATGTCTCTGCTTGGGAATGATTTAGTGCTGTTCTCAGATCTTTCATTGCTAAGTAGCATTGACATTACTAGTACTGAATCACAAGGAATTAGAGACATAAACATGACAGGAGATAGTGATTTTTCTCCCTTTAATGCTTCAACTTGCAG TGCTGATACCAAGGATAAAGGACACCGCCTTTTACTTGAAACTGATGAGAGCTCTGATGAAACTGAGAAGACCAAGTTTATATGCTCTTGCATCATAGATTCTCTGCAAGGAGGAGGTTCAGTTTTGATACCGATGGGGCGTATTGAGACAGTAGTCTTACTCCTGGAGCAGATATATGAGTCTCTAGAGTCCTTCAATATAAAG GTTCCAATTTTCATGATTTCTTCTACAGCGGAAGAAATGTTGGCATATCTGAATATAGTGCCAGAATGCCTTTCTGAGCATCGCCAACAGAAG TTATTCTCAGGGGAGGCATTGTTTCACCACATCGAATTTAAGAAAGCTAAGAGGCTGCTTGTTTTCCCCTCGCTTTACACTTCTGACTTCCT GAGCCCTGTGTAG
- the LOC122007233 gene encoding mitochondrial fission 1 protein A-like, whose protein sequence is MDAKIREFFDSVGSFFTGGDNVPWCDRDVIAGFERDVAESGSAEAKNEGLMRLSWALVHSRYPEDVNRGIAMLEASLDSSASPLQTREKLYLLAVGFYRTADYSRSRQLLEQCLQIAPDWRQAQTLKKVVEDRIAKDGVIGIGIAATAVGLLVGGIAALATRKK, encoded by the exons ATGGATGCCAAGATTCGTGAATTCTTCGACTCCGTCGGCTCCTTCTTCACCGGCGGCGACAACGTTCCCTGGTGCGACCGCGACGTCATCGCC GGTTTTGAGAGAGACGTTGCGGAGAGTGGCAGCGCAGAGGCCAAGAACGAAGGCCTCATGAGGTTGTCCTGGGCGCTCGTTCATTCCAGGTACCCGGAAGATGTGAATCGCGGAATCGCCATGCTTGAAG cttctttGGATAGTTCAGCAAGTCCACTGCAAACTAGGGAGAAGCTTTATTTGTTGGCTGTTGGGTTTTACAGAACTGCAGACTACTCCAGGAGCCGTCAGCTGCTTGAGCAATGTTTACAG ATCGCACCAGATTGGCGACAAGCCCAAACTCTGAAAAAAGTAGTGGAAGATCGAATTGCAAAAG ATGGTGTGATCGGCATCGGAATCGCGGCAACCGCCGTGGGGCTTCTGGTGGGTGGCATCGCCGCACTTGCAACTAGGAAGAAATAA
- the LOC122007232 gene encoding integrator complex subunit 9-like isoform X2 translates to MKLTCLSKGSGFYYPPMHILQLAGFRFLLECPIDLSALIVFSPIAASDSSPAFGLLQGLPWYKTVPSLHLWDPSLIDVVLISSPFGMLGLPFLTCNAKFNAKIFVTEVAARIGQLLMEDLVSMHAEFVQCYGADVRPHFPEWMKWEELGKLSPLLKQVILGEGGEELGGWMPLYSAADIKECMQKIQPLKYGEETFFNGSIMLKAYSSGLDIGSCNWTIHDPRWSISYLSSSLFMSACWKGFDYMSLLGNDLVLFSDLSLLSSIDITSTESQGIRDINMTGDSDFSPFNASTCSADTKDKGHRLLLETDESSDETEKTKFICSCIIDSLQGGGSVLIPMGRIETVVLLLEQIYESLESFNIKRKKCWHI, encoded by the exons ATGAAGCTG ACATGTTTAAGCAAAGGCAGTGGCTTCTACTATCCCCCCATGCACATCCTTCAGCTTGCCGGCTTTCGCTTCCTCCTCGAGTGCCCCATCGACCTTTCCGCCCTCATCGTATTTTCCCCGATCGCCGCCTCTGACTCCTCCCCTGCTTTTGGTCTTTTGCAAGGCCTCCCATGGTATAAAACCGTGCCTAGCCTCCACCTTTGGGATCCATCTCTGATTGATGTTGTCTTAATCTCTTCGCCCTTTGGCATGCTCGGTCTGCCCTTCCTCACCTGCAATGCCAAATTCAATGCTaag ATTTTTGTGACTGAGGTGGCTGCAAGGATTGGGCAGCTTCTGATGGAAGATCTTGTTTCAATGCACGCTGAATTCGTGCAATGTTATGGTGCAGACGTTAGGCCCCATTTTCCAGAATGGATGAAATGGGAGGAGCTCGGAAAGCTTTCACCATTGCTGAAACAAGTCATTCTAGGTGAAGGAGGAGAGGAACTAGGAGGTTGGATGCCCTTGTACAG TGCAGCAGATATCAAGGAATGCATGCAGAAAATTCAACCTCTCAAGTATGGTGAAGAAACTTTCTTCAATGGATCCATAATGTTGAAAGCATACAGCTCAGGTTTAGACATTGGAAGCTGCAATTGGACAATACATGATCCAAGATGGAGTATTTCTTATCTATCAAGCTCCTTATTCATGTCAGCCTGTTGGAAGGGTTTTGATTACATGTCTCTGCTTGGGAATGATTTAGTGCTGTTCTCAGATCTTTCATTGCTAAGTAGCATTGACATTACTAGTACTGAATCACAAGGAATTAGAGACATAAACATGACAGGAGATAGTGATTTTTCTCCCTTTAATGCTTCAACTTGCAG TGCTGATACCAAGGATAAAGGACACCGCCTTTTACTTGAAACTGATGAGAGCTCTGATGAAACTGAGAAGACCAAGTTTATATGCTCTTGCATCATAGATTCTCTGCAAGGAGGAGGTTCAGTTTTGATACCGATGGGGCGTATTGAGACAGTAGTCTTACTCCTGGAGCAGATATATGAGTCTCTAGAGTCCTTCAATATAAAG CGGAAGAAATGTTGGCATATCTGA